A stretch of Xenopus laevis strain J_2021 chromosome 8S, Xenopus_laevis_v10.1, whole genome shotgun sequence DNA encodes these proteins:
- the LOC121397544 gene encoding glutathione-specific gamma-glutamylcyclotransferase 1-like, giving the protein MPASLSMELPASQQSLWIFGYGSLVWKPNFEFTSSKVGFVPGYSRKFWQGDTFHRGSPQMPGRVVTLQEDYSECTWGIAYEVRGKQIESSLQHLDVRESVLGGYITKLVKFYPQDEGEEGAILALVYIATPQNPRYLGPATEEEIAAQILACSGCAGHNMEYLLRLAEFMHNCCPDAEDKHLFLIEEVLIACLSSAKMVLDKRHILRSS; this is encoded by the exons ATGCCTGCCTCCCTCAGCATGGAGTTGCCTGCCTCCCAACAGTCTCTCTGGATCTTCGGATACGGCTCTTTGGTGTGGAAGCCGAACTTCGAATTTACCTCCAGCAAAGTGGGCTTCGTCCCAGGCTACAGCCGCAAGTTCTGGCAAGGGGACACTTTTCACAGAGGCAGCCCCCAAATG CCCGGCCGCGTCGTGACCTTACAAGAAGATTATTCG GAGTGCACGTGGGGCATAGCCTATGAGGTGCGTGGCAAGCAGATTGAGTCGTCCCTGCAGCACTTGGATGTACGAGAGTCTGTCCTTGGGGGCTACATCACTAAACTGGTTAAGTTCTACCCCCAGGACGAGGGAGAGGAAGGAGCAATACTGGCGCTGGTTTATATAGCCACACCTCAGAACCCCCGTTACTTGGGTCCAGCCACTGAAGAAGAGATTGCAGCCCAAATTTTAGCATGTAGCGGCTGTGCCGGACACAACATGGAGTATCTCCTGCGATTGGCCGAGTTCATGCACAACTGCTGCCCTGATGCGGAGGACAAGCATCTGTTCTTGATAGAGGAGGTACTCATAGCCTGTCTGTCATCTGCTAAAATGGTCCTGGACAAAAGGCACATTCTGAGGTCTTCATGA